The DNA segment CAACCCGTAGGGTGGAATATATTCCACCAACAGCTCTGAGCTTTTATGGCAAGAGGTGGATTTTAGTCCACCCTACTCAGGACGGCTTTAAGGCAGCGGTGCGCTGAAACTTTATTACAACCCTAAAAGCCAATAGAGCGGCCAGGATTGCACTATATAGTAAGGCCTCACCAAAGTCGGAGCGTACCAGCCAGATAAAGTGGGCGCAGGCTAGAACGCCAATCAAGTAGGTGAGCTGGTGTAATGTTTTCCAGCTGCGCTTCAGTTTTCGCTGGGCCCAGTTATTAGAGGTGATACCCAGCGGCACCATTAACACCCAAGCGATAATGCCTAGCGCCATATAGGGGCGCTCGGCGAATTCTTCCACAAAAATAGGCCAGCTCCAGCCGAGTAAATAGGTCAGCACGGCAAATAGATGTAATGAGGCATAGAACCAGGTGTAGAGGCCTATCATCCTGCGATAACGCAGAATAGCCGGGCTCTTAGTCAGGGTACGTATCGGTGTTATTGCCAGGGTGAGTAGTAAAAAGCGTAGCCCCCACTCCCCGGTCTCCAATACCAGCTCTTTACCGGCATCGGGGCCTAACTGGCCAGAGACAGCAAAGTAGATCAAAGCCACAGCCGGGATTAGGCAAAATATAAAAACGATGGTTTTTTTTAGGGCCATGGTGTTTTTTGCGGTTAATAGTATTTACGGAGGTCCATCCCAGTATAGAGAGATGCTACCTGTTCGCCATAACCATTGAAGGGTTCCGTTAGAATTCGGTTAGGTGAAAATAAACCGGAGGGTAAACGGCGTTCTGATTTTTGACTCCAGCGGGGATGATCAACATCCGGGTTTACATTGGCGTAGAAACCATACTCACTGGCCTGCAATAGATTCCAGGTGGTTGGTGGCTCTTTTTCCAGAAATTTTATTTTGACGATGGATTTGATACTTTTAAAACCATACTTCCAAGGTACAACCAAGCGGATCGGCGCACCGTTTTGGTTGGGTAGCACTTTGCCGTATAAACCTACCGACATAAGTGTCAGCGGATGCATCGCCTCATCCATTCTTAGACCTTCTACATAAGGGTAATCAATGGTGCTGGTTCTGGAACGCTGACCTTTCATTTCTTTAGGGCGGTATAAGGTTTCAAAGGCAATATATTTGGCTTTTGAGGTGGGCTGCATTTGCTTGATAAGATCAGCCAGTGAAAAACCAATCCAGGGCACTACCATTGACCAGGCTTCAACGCAGCGTAAACGGTAAATACGCTCTTCCAGGTCAACCTTACTTAAAATATCTTCCAGCGGATAAGTACCTGGCTTTTCCACCTCGCCTTCTATCGTAATCGACCAGGGGTCAGTGGTCAGGGCATGGGCATTCTTTGCAGGGTCACCCTTACCGGTACCAAACTCGTAGAAGTTGTTATAGCTGGCCACATCATCATAGGGGGTTAAAGTCTCATCGGTATAAAAACCTTCCGGGCCTTGTTTCGCTTTGGCGTACTGCAAAGCTTTGAGCTCTTGCTCAGCATGAGCCATACCCGCAGTACCCAGAGCCATAGCGCCACCAGCAATCAGGGAGCTACCCATAAACTGGCGACGGTTTAGATAAACGGATTCGGGGGTTATTTCGGAGGACGCTATATCTGATGTTTTTTTAATAAGCACTACACAACTCCTATTGGGAAGATCCAGTCATTCACTTGAGGCTATGAGTATTTATACGGGAAAAGATTCCTCAACGATCAAAATTGACCGCTATTTGTCACTTTTCCCGCAGCATCGTCCATATTTTGGTAGCAGGCCCCGATAAGGCATAGAGCACAAAACCAGCCAGTAGGATTTTAGCAGGGTCCAGCATCACCAGACCAAAGCCCAGTACTACTAGAATCATCACAACAAAGGGAACACGACCACGGAGGTCTAAACCCTTAAAGCTATGGTAGGGCACATTAAGAATCATCAAGAAGCCGGCTATAGCGGTCATTAAGCCAGCAATCACCGCTAACTCAAAGGGCACACCATTGCCGACATAACCAATATCGTGACAAACCCAAATTGTACCGGCTACAACAGCCGCGGCAGCGGGGCTGGCCAATCCGGAAAAGTAGTTTTTATCCGCGGTATCAATTTGGGTATTAAAGCGCGCCAAACGGAGTGCCGCACAGGCCACATAGATAAAAGAGCAGGTCCAGCCAAACTTGCCCAAATCTGATAAAGCCCAACTAAACATAACCAGTGCAGGGGCAGCACCGAAGGACACCATATCCGCCAGGCTATCGTACTCGGCACCAAACTTACTTTGGGTATTGGTTAAGCGAGCGACACGGCCATCCAGACCATCCAAAATCATGGCGACAAAAATCGCAATAGCCGCAGCTTCAAACTTACCGTTAATACCGGCAATCACTGCATAATAACCGGAGAATAAAGCCGCCGTAGTGAACAGGTTAGGCAGTAAATAGATACCTCGACGACGAATGGTTTTACCGTCAACCGACACTTCCTCTTCGTGCTCATCAATCAGTATTAATGATTCCGGTGGCGTCTCCGGTTGCTCAGCCGCACTCTCAGGCTTATCAGCAGAAACATCCCGCAATGGGGTGGAAGGTTCTTTCGGCTTATCATTCATAGTGGGTATTCTTTCAGTGCAGCTACAATGTTGCCCATGATAAATTAAAACTCGCTGCGGTACGATGCTTTTGCACAGTCCCAGAAGGCTTTAACCAGTGGATTTTCCAAACGCTGGGCTGAAGCACCCAAGCCAACCGCAAAAGGTGCCAAAGGAGGCTGTACATCAATCACCTGCACTTTATCTTTTAAGGGACTGTTGATCAGCACCAGCTCTGGCACGACCCCTACTCCCAAGCCAAGCCCTACCATACTAACAATAGCCTCATGACCACTAACCTGAGCATAGATATCAGGCTTGATGCTTTGGGAGCGGAACCACTGGTCAAGACGGGTTCTGGCCAGGCCCCGCTCTGAGACGATAAAAGGAATATCCTGCCAGTTGATCGGGCTTGAAACGTCCAGATGACCTTTGATAGTACTTTCTACCGCGCAATGGATAACCGGGTAAATAAAGAGCAGCGGCGAATGGGTCAGGGTCTGGAATTGAATTTTTGAGGGCAGCTTATCGGGCCGGGCTGCGATAGCAACATCATCTTCACCACTCATTAGGTGTTCGATCGCATCAGCCTGATCACCGGTGCGGAGCTTAATATCTATATCCGGGTAACGGGTTCTAAAGGGCTCCAACAGATCAGACAAAACGCTGTAAGCGGCGGTCACGGAGCAATAAACACTGACCTCACCACTTAAGCCCTCGGCATCCCGACGAATGACTTCCATAAAAGAACGCCATTGCCCCAGAGTTTGGCGGGCATAGGATTGGAACTGGCGGCCGGTTTCAGTCAGCCTTACCGTACGGTTATCACGCTCCAATAGGCGCTGCCCCACCTCTTCCTCAATTTTCTTAAGGCTGCGGCTAACCGCAGAAGCACTCATATGCAGGGCATCACCGGTTTGGCTGAAGTGCAGATTCTCAGACAGAGTCAGAAATAGCTCTAAATCTTTGGTATCCATAGGGATTCCATGTTGCGGATTTTGCATCACTGTATAGCAAATACATCATTTTACGCAACATCCTTTTTTCTATATAGTGCGCGCACTGAATTATGTATGGCTGACAGACCGCAGGGCCTGTTACCTGAATTTATAGAGGAGCTACCCCATGGGTCAAAATTACTTCAACACCCTTCCACTGCGGCTGCAGCTGGAAGAACTCGCCAAATGTCGCTTTATGGACCGCGAAGAATTCGCCAACGGCTGTGACTATATCAAAGGCAAAAAGATCGTTATCGTCGGCTGTGGTGCTCAGGGCTTAAACCAGGGTTTGAACCTGCGTGACTCCGGTCTTGATGTTTCTTACACGCTGCGTGCTGTAGCCATTGAAGAAAAGCGTCAGTCCTGGAAAAACGCGACGGATAACGGTTTTGCTGTAGGAACTTATGAAGAGCTGATTCCACAGGCTGATATCGTAATGAACCTGACTCCAGATAAGCAACACACCGATGTTGTCACTACAATCATGCCGCTAATGAAGCAAGGCGCTACTCTGGATTACGCACACGGTTTTAACCTGGTTGAAGAAGGTATGCAGGTTCGTGAAGACTTAACCGTAGTTATGTG comes from the Oceanicoccus sagamiensis genome and includes:
- the pssA gene encoding CDP-diacylglycerol--serine O-phosphatidyltransferase; the protein is MNDKPKEPSTPLRDVSADKPESAAEQPETPPESLILIDEHEEEVSVDGKTIRRRGIYLLPNLFTTAALFSGYYAVIAGINGKFEAAAIAIFVAMILDGLDGRVARLTNTQSKFGAEYDSLADMVSFGAAPALVMFSWALSDLGKFGWTCSFIYVACAALRLARFNTQIDTADKNYFSGLASPAAAAVVAGTIWVCHDIGYVGNGVPFELAVIAGLMTAIAGFLMILNVPYHSFKGLDLRGRVPFVVMILVVLGFGLVMLDPAKILLAGFVLYALSGPATKIWTMLREK
- the ilvY gene encoding HTH-type transcriptional activator IlvY — encoded protein: MDTKDLELFLTLSENLHFSQTGDALHMSASAVSRSLKKIEEEVGQRLLERDNRTVRLTETGRQFQSYARQTLGQWRSFMEVIRRDAEGLSGEVSVYCSVTAAYSVLSDLLEPFRTRYPDIDIKLRTGDQADAIEHLMSGEDDVAIAARPDKLPSKIQFQTLTHSPLLFIYPVIHCAVESTIKGHLDVSSPINWQDIPFIVSERGLARTRLDQWFRSQSIKPDIYAQVSGHEAIVSMVGLGLGVGVVPELVLINSPLKDKVQVIDVQPPLAPFAVGLGASAQRLENPLVKAFWDCAKASYRSEF
- a CDS encoding sulfite oxidase heme-binding subunit YedZ, which produces MALKKTIVFIFCLIPAVALIYFAVSGQLGPDAGKELVLETGEWGLRFLLLTLAITPIRTLTKSPAILRYRRMIGLYTWFYASLHLFAVLTYLLGWSWPIFVEEFAERPYMALGIIAWVLMVPLGITSNNWAQRKLKRSWKTLHQLTYLIGVLACAHFIWLVRSDFGEALLYSAILAALLAFRVVIKFQRTAALKPS
- the msrP gene encoding protein-methionine-sulfoxide reductase catalytic subunit MsrP, with translation MLIKKTSDIASSEITPESVYLNRRQFMGSSLIAGGAMALGTAGMAHAEQELKALQYAKAKQGPEGFYTDETLTPYDDVASYNNFYEFGTGKGDPAKNAHALTTDPWSITIEGEVEKPGTYPLEDILSKVDLEERIYRLRCVEAWSMVVPWIGFSLADLIKQMQPTSKAKYIAFETLYRPKEMKGQRSRTSTIDYPYVEGLRMDEAMHPLTLMSVGLYGKVLPNQNGAPIRLVVPWKYGFKSIKSIVKIKFLEKEPPTTWNLLQASEYGFYANVNPDVDHPRWSQKSERRLPSGLFSPNRILTEPFNGYGEQVASLYTGMDLRKYY